A single region of the Pelecanus crispus isolate bPelCri1 chromosome 10, bPelCri1.pri, whole genome shotgun sequence genome encodes:
- the ANKRD1 gene encoding ankyrin repeat domain-containing protein 1: MMMMKVEELVTGKRADDKETGSFLPEDFKNGEYEAAVRLEKQEDLKTISEHSLTRGDLAYEKEKKLEAELKKKKLEERSKLENLEDLEKIIQLKKRKKCKKVQAPILKEPEPEVITGPVDIPTFFRAALENKLPVIEKYLSDKGDPNVCDEYKRTALHRACSEGHLEVVKKLVEAGAQLEQRDMLESTALHWACRGGNLDVLKFLLDKEINRNARDKLLSTPLHVAVRTGQYDCGEHLIACEADLNARDREGDTPMHDAVRLNRYKMIRLLILYGADLTIKNCQGKTPMDLVLQWQNGTKEIFNSLKDNSYKSVHLVKF, from the exons atgatgatgatgaaagtAGAAGAGCTG GTGACTGGGAAGAGAGCTGACGATAAAGAGACTGGCAGCTTCCTCCCTGAGGACTTCAAAAATGGAGAGTATGAAGCTGCTGTAAGATTAGAGAAGCAGGAGGACCTGAAGACAATCTCTGAACACTCACTGACCCGAGGTGATCTGGCTtatgagaaggagaaaaaactaGAAGCAGAG ctgaagaagaagaaattagaGGAGAGGTCAAAACTTGAGAACTTGGAGGATcttgaaaaaattattcagctgaagaagaggaaaaaatgcaagaaagtgCAAGCTCCCATTTTAAAAGAACCTGAACCAGAAGTTATT ACAGGACCAGTGGATATACCCACATTCTTTAGAGCTGCATTGGAGAATAAGTTGCCAGTAATTGAAAAATACCTGTCAGACAAAGGGGATCCAAATGTCTGTGATGAG TACAAACGCACTGCATTGCACAGGGCATGCTCTGAAGGACACCTAGAGGTGGTGAAAAAGTTGGTGGAAGCTGGAGCGCAGCTTGAACAGAGAGACATG cttgAATCTACAGCCTTGCACTGGGCATGCCGGGGGGGGAACCTGGATGTTCTGAAATTCTTACTGGACAAAGAGATAAACAGAAACGCAAGAGACAAG CTGCTCAGCACCCCTTTGCATGTGGCCGTGAGAACGGGTCAGTATGATTGCGGGGAGCACCTCATCGCCTGTGAAGCAGATCTCAACGCCAGAGACAGA GAAGGAGACACACCGATGCACGACGCCGTGAGGCTGAACCGCTACAAAATGATCAGGCTTCTGATTCTGTATGGAGCGGACCTAACTATAAAGAACTGC CAAGGGAAAACACCTATGGATCTTGTTCTTCAGTGGCAGAATGGCACCAAAGAGATATTCAACAGCCTGAAAGACAATTCTTATAAGAGTGTCCATCTAGTCAAGTTCTGA
- the RPP30 gene encoding ribonuclease P protein subunit p30 codes for MAGFADLNLPQGPDKKSLQSLLEAAAHLGYSAVALNHVIDFKEKKQEIVKPVSPSELFPSLPIVQGTSKRIKVLTRLTLVVSDPSHCNLLRSTSANIRLYDIIAVFPKTEKLFHIACTTLDVDLVCINVTEKLPFYFRRPPVNMAIDRGIYFELLYTPAIKDSTMRRYTISNAISLMQICKGKNIVISSAAERPLELRGPYDVANLGLLFGLSESEAKAAVSTNCRATVLHGETRKSACGVVYTVKKPRKVEEEETTLPACKKAKTQA; via the exons ATGGCCGGCTTCGCCGACCTGAACCTCCCGCAGGGGCCGGACAAGAAGTCCCTGCAGAGCTTGCTGGAGGCCGCGGCGCACT TGGGATATTCTGCAGTTGCTCTTAATCATGTCatagattttaaagaaaagaaacag GAAATTGTCAAGCCAGTATCTCCTTCAGAGTTGTTTCCATCTTTGCCTATTGTGCAA gGGACATCTAAAAGAATTAAAGTCTTAACCCGGTTAACACTTGTTGTTTCTGATCCTTCCCACTGTAATCTCTTG AGATCGACATCTGCAAATATAAGGTTATATGACATCATAGCAGTATTTCCGAAGACTGAGAAACTGTTCCAT ATTGCTTGCACAACTCTAGATGTGGATCTGGTATGCATAAATGTAACAGAAAAGCTGCCATTCTACTTCCGAAGGCCCCCTGTGAATATG GCAATAGATCGAGGCATTTACTTTGAACTTCTTTACACGCCTGCCATCAAAGACTCCACAATGAGAAGATACACAATTTCAAATGCGATCAGCCTGATGCAGATCTGCAAAGGAAAG AACATTGTTATATCTAGTGCAGCTGAAAGA cCTCTAGAACTGCGAGGTCCTTACGACGTGGCTAATCT AGGTTTGCTGTTTGGCCTGTCAGAAAGCGAAGCCAAGGCAGCCGTGTCTACCAACTGCAGAGCCACCGTGCTTCATGGAG AAACTCGGAAGAGTGCCTGTGGGGTAGTGTACACGGTAAAGAAACCTCGCAAggttgaggaggaggaaacaacACTGCCAGCCTGCAAAAAAGCTAAGACTCAAGCTTGA